Proteins encoded by one window of Novipirellula artificiosorum:
- a CDS encoding thioredoxin family protein → MVRTASTMLPLGTSIPDFQLPDCDGQTVSLADFSNSKALLVIFMCNHCPFVKHVAEQLRLLSDEYMAKGVGVVGISSNDAANYPEDSPAAMKQEKADRGYSFAYLYDEDQSVAMRFHAACTPDFFLFAPESQAGDMKLAYRGQLDSSRPKTDIPVTGVDLRAAIDAVLAGDWPSEKQTPSIGCNIKWKQGNEPEYFNPQGTA, encoded by the coding sequence ATGGTTCGAACCGCCAGTACGATGTTGCCGCTTGGGACTTCGATCCCCGATTTTCAGTTGCCGGATTGCGACGGACAAACCGTCTCGCTTGCGGATTTTTCGAATTCGAAAGCGTTGTTGGTGATCTTCATGTGCAACCATTGTCCTTTCGTAAAGCATGTTGCCGAACAGCTCCGGTTGCTCAGCGATGAATACATGGCTAAGGGAGTGGGCGTGGTCGGAATCAGCAGCAACGACGCCGCGAACTATCCGGAAGATTCCCCGGCAGCGATGAAGCAAGAAAAGGCAGATCGGGGCTATTCGTTTGCTTACTTGTACGACGAGGACCAATCGGTTGCGATGCGATTCCATGCCGCTTGCACTCCCGACTTCTTTCTGTTCGCACCGGAATCGCAAGCGGGCGATATGAAATTGGCCTATCGCGGTCAATTGGACTCCAGTCGACCGAAGACCGACATTCCTGTGACCGGGGTGGATCTGCGGGCGGCAATCGATGCGGTCTTGGCCGGCGATTGGCCGAGCGAAAAGCAGACACCGTCGATCGGGTGCAACATCAAGTGGAAGCAAGGGAACGAACCTGAGTACTTCAATCCTCAAGGGACCGCGTGA
- a CDS encoding enoyl-ACP reductase FabI → MQFAGKKGLILGVANDHSIAWAIAKRIMESGGECGFTHLPDRADDPRKRSRRRVSQLTDPYENAKFLIPMDAQKDEDIRSVFEYTAKEFGKIDFLLHSIAFADRDDLSRETVETSRAGFKLAMDISVYTLLACANAARPILNPGAAIATMTFFGGERCVPGYNVMGVCKAALEAAVRYLAFEMGAQDVRVNALSAGPIRTLAGRAAGVDGMLDLYKEVAPLGKNVSHDEVGATGAFLLSDLSSGVSGEILHVDGGYHAMGSPGRLLNRLR, encoded by the coding sequence ATGCAATTTGCAGGCAAAAAAGGTCTGATACTGGGCGTTGCCAACGATCATTCGATCGCTTGGGCAATCGCGAAACGAATCATGGAGTCGGGCGGTGAGTGCGGTTTTACCCATCTTCCTGATCGCGCGGACGATCCTCGCAAACGAAGCCGCCGCCGTGTCTCACAATTGACCGATCCGTACGAGAACGCCAAGTTCCTGATACCTATGGATGCGCAAAAAGATGAAGATATCCGCAGTGTTTTTGAATACACCGCCAAGGAGTTCGGTAAGATCGACTTTTTGCTGCATTCGATCGCGTTCGCCGATCGCGACGATTTGTCTCGAGAAACCGTCGAAACGAGTCGAGCGGGCTTCAAATTGGCGATGGATATCAGCGTCTACACGTTGCTCGCCTGTGCCAATGCAGCTCGTCCCATTTTGAATCCTGGGGCCGCGATCGCAACGATGACGTTCTTTGGTGGCGAACGTTGTGTGCCGGGATACAACGTCATGGGAGTCTGCAAAGCGGCTCTGGAGGCGGCCGTTCGCTACTTGGCTTTCGAAATGGGAGCGCAAGATGTGCGAGTCAATGCGTTGTCAGCGGGTCCGATCCGTACGTTGGCCGGTCGTGCAGCGGGCGTCGACGGGATGTTGGACCTCTATAAAGAAGTCGCACCCCTTGGGAAGAATGTCAGCCATGACGAGGTTGGGGCGACCGGGGCGTTCTTGTTGAGCGATCTGAGCAGCGGGGTTTCCGGCGAGATTCTGCACGTTGATGGGGGGTACCACGCGATGGGAAGCCCGGGGCGTTTGCTGAACCGGTTGCGTTAG
- a CDS encoding class I SAM-dependent methyltransferase, translating to MSLQRTLEPESMDTMEEAILYVEMNHAEVNRLFAEDLFAGGPVGPRVIDLGCGPALIAIEIASRDGELQVMGIDSAVEMLDMGKRQVDMAGLLGQVFLQHADLKQMGDFEDGMADTVVCNSVLHHLPQPRVGLETALRLVKPGGRVFIRDLYRPETEQEVERLVELHGTGEPEAARQLLRQSLHASLTLGEAKALAESAGISPDAIQMTSDRHWTLDWKEGS from the coding sequence TTGAGTTTGCAAAGAACCCTCGAACCTGAATCGATGGACACGATGGAAGAGGCGATCTTGTATGTGGAGATGAACCATGCCGAGGTCAACCGGCTGTTCGCCGAGGATCTGTTCGCAGGCGGCCCCGTCGGTCCACGGGTCATCGATCTTGGGTGTGGTCCCGCGTTGATCGCGATCGAGATCGCCAGTCGTGATGGAGAGTTGCAGGTGATGGGGATCGATTCCGCCGTCGAAATGCTCGACATGGGTAAACGGCAAGTCGACATGGCCGGGTTATTGGGGCAAGTTTTCCTGCAACACGCCGACTTGAAGCAGATGGGCGATTTCGAAGACGGTATGGCGGACACAGTCGTCTGCAACAGTGTGCTGCATCACTTGCCGCAGCCCCGTGTGGGACTCGAGACGGCCCTGCGGCTTGTCAAGCCAGGCGGCCGGGTATTTATCCGCGATTTGTACCGTCCCGAAACCGAGCAAGAGGTCGAGCGATTGGTCGAACTTCACGGGACCGGGGAACCCGAGGCAGCCCGTCAATTACTCCGCCAATCGCTTCACGCGTCGCTGACACTCGGTGAGGCAAAAGCCCTCGCCGAATCCGCCGGCATCTCACCCGATGCCATCCAAATGACCAGCGACCGCCACTGGACGTTAGATTGGAAGGAAGGAAGTTAG
- a CDS encoding sigma-54 interaction domain-containing protein: protein MTHGQNLPYPDEVGPDGIEVRLSLEIFKTLQSNFSRSEFLVSAIPGVLQSMGSQVGGLVCQRRGKWDRECWVGEKTPFPDDLVSEALDNGLPTCNEEWFAAPLDAGHLSDDDLPDPSVSASALVFRLASRDGSVDSSRASSRVRSAANLLAGALDRIDSHDRHVRRIEQLSMVLKAAAQWQQIGEDETLLECIANTATRLLRCERASIFLWDRRRSKLIGRPALGVEGRSLEVDDDAGVVGEVLRTGEAKIWSFSSRDDERRVNRSVDESLDFKTRSLVAVPMVSRPVGEQREETIGVFEAINHVDGEFDSLDMSVLSDLALHAAVAIESLRTRQSLRESRDRLVSDAASASPLLGSHRSIEMIRNSAKKVAATDLNVLVLGSNGTGKEVLARQVHYESKRRHGPFIAVNCAALVESLLESELFGHEQGAFTDAQQTRIGKFELAKGGTLFLDEVGDLSAGGQAKLLRVLEDKVVVRVGGATAIPVDVRVIAATNQPLEQRIAEKRFREDLFFRLNVVSLTLPPLSQRGSDVIELAEHFLAQFCYQIGRPVPTLDDTARQALLSHAWPGNIRELRNTIERVSYLCVEQTIEADDLMLNGPTGARAPRGSDSAFLASLPHTLGEATRDFQVAHIERAIDMSGGNMTAAAERLGLHRSNLYRKMRQLGMPTSASEAADENDLG, encoded by the coding sequence ATGACACATGGACAAAATCTCCCCTATCCCGATGAGGTCGGGCCTGACGGGATTGAGGTGCGTCTGTCACTCGAGATCTTCAAGACGCTGCAATCCAACTTTTCTCGCAGCGAATTCTTGGTGTCCGCCATTCCTGGTGTTCTGCAGTCGATGGGCAGCCAAGTGGGCGGGTTGGTCTGTCAACGTCGCGGCAAATGGGACCGAGAATGCTGGGTAGGCGAGAAAACGCCCTTTCCCGACGATTTGGTCAGCGAAGCGCTCGATAACGGGTTGCCGACATGCAACGAAGAGTGGTTTGCTGCCCCGTTGGACGCAGGTCATCTCTCTGACGACGATCTTCCCGATCCTTCGGTTTCCGCTTCGGCACTCGTCTTTCGTCTTGCCAGTCGTGATGGATCAGTTGATAGCTCTCGCGCGTCGAGCCGAGTGCGATCGGCTGCCAATCTGCTCGCTGGTGCTCTCGACCGAATCGACAGCCACGACCGCCACGTTCGGCGCATTGAACAATTGTCGATGGTGCTCAAAGCGGCCGCCCAATGGCAACAGATTGGCGAGGATGAGACGCTGTTGGAATGCATCGCCAACACGGCCACTAGGTTGCTGCGTTGTGAACGCGCCAGTATTTTCTTATGGGACCGGCGACGGAGCAAGTTGATCGGGCGGCCTGCCTTAGGGGTCGAAGGCCGATCGTTGGAAGTCGACGATGATGCGGGCGTCGTTGGCGAAGTGCTGAGGACGGGGGAAGCCAAGATTTGGAGCTTCAGTAGCCGGGATGACGAGCGACGCGTGAATCGGTCGGTCGACGAATCGCTCGATTTCAAAACGCGTTCTCTCGTTGCCGTTCCGATGGTCAGCCGACCGGTGGGCGAGCAACGCGAAGAAACGATCGGCGTGTTCGAGGCGATCAACCATGTCGACGGCGAATTCGATTCGCTCGACATGTCGGTGCTGTCCGACTTGGCCCTGCATGCCGCGGTTGCGATCGAAAGTCTCAGGACGCGGCAATCGCTGCGAGAATCGCGTGACCGGTTGGTCAGCGATGCGGCATCGGCATCGCCGTTGTTGGGCAGCCATCGGTCGATCGAGATGATTCGCAACAGTGCCAAGAAGGTTGCCGCGACCGATTTGAATGTCCTGGTACTCGGTAGCAACGGGACTGGCAAAGAAGTATTGGCCCGCCAAGTTCATTACGAAAGCAAACGGCGGCATGGCCCGTTTATCGCCGTCAACTGCGCCGCACTGGTGGAATCGTTGCTCGAAAGTGAACTCTTTGGGCACGAACAAGGGGCGTTTACCGATGCCCAACAAACTCGGATTGGCAAGTTTGAACTGGCCAAGGGAGGCACGCTGTTCCTGGATGAAGTTGGCGATTTGAGTGCCGGCGGCCAGGCAAAGTTGCTGCGAGTGCTCGAAGACAAGGTGGTCGTGCGAGTCGGAGGGGCAACCGCAATCCCGGTCGATGTGCGAGTGATCGCGGCAACGAACCAACCGCTCGAACAGCGGATTGCCGAGAAACGTTTTCGCGAGGATCTCTTTTTCCGGCTCAATGTCGTCTCGTTAACCTTGCCGCCGCTATCACAGCGAGGCAGCGATGTCATCGAGCTCGCCGAGCATTTCCTCGCTCAATTCTGCTACCAGATCGGTCGTCCCGTGCCGACGCTCGACGACACCGCGCGGCAAGCGTTGTTATCGCACGCTTGGCCCGGCAACATCCGCGAATTGCGGAACACGATCGAACGCGTCAGTTATCTGTGTGTCGAGCAGACCATTGAGGCCGACGATTTGATGCTCAATGGGCCCACGGGAGCACGCGCACCCCGAGGCAGCGATTCCGCTTTCTTAGCCTCGTTGCCACACACCCTGGGCGAAGCAACGCGAGACTTCCAGGTGGCGCATATCGAGCGAGCGATTGACATGTCCGGAGGCAACATGACGGCCGCAGCGGAACGATTAGGGTTACATCGTTCGAACTTATATCGAAAGATGAGGCAACTCGGAATGCCCACCTCCGCCAGCGAAGCAGCCGACGAAAACGACCTAGGATAA